CAAACTGTCCGGGGAAGCCTATTATAAATGGCTCAGCAACCTGATTCCCTATAAGATAGAGAACATAAGGCTATCCTATGCGGGAGAAAATATCTCCGAAGGCTTTGCCCGGGGAATAGACTTCAAGCTGAATGGGGAATTCGTTCACGGAGCGGAATCGTGGCTGACCCTGTCCCTGCTGCAAACCAGGGAGAATGTGGAGAACGATCTTATCCAGGTATGGAACGGAAGCGAATATGTCACCGCCCCGGCCGGCGAATTTTCCCGGCCCACCGATCAGCTCTTTACAGCCGGAATCTATTTCCAGGACTACTTTCCCAACAATCCGGGCTACAAGGTACATCTGAATGCATTTTACGGAACCGGCATCCCCCTGAGCAGTCCCATCGATGAGCAATACTATACCCGGCTCCGGATGCGCCCCTACCGCCGTGTCGATATCGGGTTCTCCAAGGTGATCAAGCGGGAAACAGATATGTGGGGAGAACGCAATCCCCTGCGCTTCTTTGAAAGCATCTGGATCAGCGGAGAGATATTTAATCTTTTGGGAATCAAGAATGAAGCATCTTATCTCTGGATAAGGACCATCTCTGACCAGGAGGGAATCCCGGGCATGTACGGAATACCCAACTACCTGACCGGCAGAAGATTCAACTTAAAGATTTCTGTCAGTTTCTAAGCCTATTTGCATTTACCCTGAACCAGGAACTTACTGATCTCCATACGGGTGCGCTGCCGCTCCTCCCAGGCAGCCACCTTTTTCGGAAGCCGGGCAGGATCGCCCTTATAGCCGATGGCCATCATGGCCGTGGGTTCATAACGGGTCGGAATCACCAGGGTTTCCTTGGCCCGGTCCACATCATAACCTCCCATCTGGTGAACCATCAGACCCATGGCAGTGGCCTGTGCCAGAAGGTTTCCCACGGCCATTCCAGTCTCATAAAAAGCCAGCCTGTTGGGCCGGTTCTTGTAGATGGAAATCAC
This window of the Bacteroidales bacterium genome carries:
- a CDS encoding nitroreductase family protein is translated as MDKVHHLISDRWSPVAFDDQAVDYDKIQLLFEAAKWAPSGRNAQPWRFIIATREMSDYKVLLDLLDKPNQVWASTAPLLVLPLAQVISIYKNRPNRLAFYETGMAVGNLLAQATAMGLMVHQMGGYDVDRAKETLVIPTRYEPTAMMAIGYKGDPARLPKKVAAWEERQRTRMEISKFLVQGKCK